The Catenulispora sp. EB89 genome includes a region encoding these proteins:
- a CDS encoding DUF1508 domain-containing protein yields MDTVRDESGRVLVDRAENGRYRWRAKASNGRIVAISAPAYSAADEARRAYSRLRRDAPNLSARISHVKDGAGWTWVLQSPSGTPLARSIRSYERYATCQIAVAKFLALLAADG; encoded by the coding sequence ATGGACACTGTTCGGGACGAGAGCGGACGGGTGCTGGTGGACCGCGCTGAGAACGGGCGCTACCGCTGGCGGGCGAAGGCGAGCAACGGACGGATCGTGGCCATCTCCGCCCCGGCGTACTCCGCCGCGGACGAGGCACGCCGGGCCTACTCCCGCTTACGGCGCGACGCGCCCAACCTGTCGGCGCGCATCAGTCATGTGAAGGACGGAGCCGGCTGGACCTGGGTCCTGCAGTCCCCGAGCGGAACCCCGCTGGCCAGGTCGATCCGGTCCTACGAGCGCTACGCCACCTGCCAGATCGCGGTCGCCAAGTTCCTGGCGCTGCTGGCCGCCGACGGCTGA